From the Winogradskyella forsetii genome, the window AAAGAAACATTCAATTTGTAAATCATAATTAAATAAACAAAACCGATTAATGCAGATTTCAAAGTGATATTCAGTATGGGATGAAATGGAAATTCCCAAAAGTAAAAAGCCACTGACAACACTATCAATACTATAACAATCTTTACCGAGCCCATTGTAAACGGTAACATATTAAATTTCCGCTTTACAAATATAATTTTGATCGTGTTATAAATAAAAACAGCTAAAAATGTTGCAAATGCTGAACCTTCGATGCCATAAATAGGAATAAAAACAGCATTCAAAACAATGGCCATAATCGCCAATAAAACCCCAAAAAACAAGACCATCCTATAATAATCACTGTTGAATAATATAGCATTATTATTTCCTAAGCTGTTGTCATAGAGTTTTGCTAAACTAACAATTAAGACAACAAAAAGACCTCCTGTAAATTCCTTCGGCAGAATCTCATACAACTGATTGATATTTAAAATAATCAACAAGAAGATAAAACCACTGACCACCAAAAGCGTCATAGAACTGCGTCTGTACAAATCTTCTAAAGACAAATGATCTTTTTCATTGAGATACTTAGCCGTTAGAGGTAACATAATTTGGTGCATGGCTCGTTGTGGGACCGCAATAACCGTAGCAATAAATATAGCAACACTGTAATAAGCGACCTGTTCAATATCCGGTAACATTAGGCCAATCATAAACTTATCGATATCGAGAATTAACATGGCAACTGAACCCGCAATAATCATTAAGCCAGAATACTTCATAATTGAAAATTGATTCTCTAATTTCTGAAATTTTAACTTTGGGAACCTTACCGAATACGCATAAAGTTTCATGATAAGCATTCGTAAAACATAGACTCCAACGAGGGCGATGATAAATTGGTCCACTGAGAGCCAATCTAAATTCACGCCAACCAGTAAAAACATAATACAGACTCTATGAAAAATCTCTTTCATCAAGTTTCCAAAAACGGTTTGCATTTGCACTTTGGTCCATGCAAAAAAGATTTCGAAATAAGCCATAGACACCGCCAAAACAAAAATATGCCAAATGTAATTTTCTACGATTCGGTTTTCATTTGAAAGCCATTCTACAATAGTATCATAGGCAAAAAAACCAATAAAAACAGTTGGGATTATAAACAGTAGTGGCAGAAACAACATCAAGGTCAGAAAACTATTGATACTATTTTTTGATTTAAAAGTGGAATAGAACTTTACAATGGCATTATGAACTCCAAATGCCATAAAAGGCATCATAATATTCGCTGCTGAAAGTAAAAAAGCGACCAAGCCATAATATTGGTCTGTTAAAAAATTGGTGTAAAGAAAAAGCGTATTAATGGCTCCAATCCCGAAACCTAAATAGGTGGTTAAGGTGTTTTTAAAAGATTGGTTTAATACGATTCCCATTTTACAAATAACAACTTTAAATTTTCAAATTCCAAAATGACTACGTGAAAATTGTTTCCCTAACCTGCAAGTTTAGATGCTGAATCAAGTTCAACACATGCCTTGTAGATTTTGACAAAAAAACAGCTAAGTATCATACCTACAAGGTTTTAGAAACCTTGCAGGATTACTAACAATGTTTAATCAAATTCGCCAATTTTTCAGTCAATGCTTTTCTACTATAAGGTTGTAAACCTATCGCATTTACGTTTAAGCTGTTGTTTTGAAAGGCTTCGAAATAAGATAAGATTTGTGCTTTTAATTCTACTTTTTGGTTGTAATTAAAATACACTCCTGTGTTGGTGGACTTTATAATTTGTTCCACATCAGCATCTTTTGGGCCAATAGCTAAAATTGGTGTTTCAGAAATCAGATATTCAAAAACTTTTCCTGGTATGATGGCTTTAGTGTCTTCGGAGTCGATTTCAATTAACAACAATAATTGTGATGTCATTTGAAATTTTATGGCTTTCTCATGATTTACATAACCAATTACGTCAACGTGATCTTTCAGTCCATTTTTGTAAATCGATTCTATAACATCATCGCTAACCACACCAATCAATTGTAATTTAAAAGCTTCTGAAAAAGATTCATTCTCCCTTATTAATTCTGAAATCGTTTCCCACAAAACCACAGGGTTTCTTTCAGACAATAATGAGCCAATATGAGATAAGGTAAACAACTCGTCCTTTTTTTCTACGCTAATAGTATGGGAATCATAACCATTGGTAATTACTGAAATCGGTTGCTTGGTTTTGGTTCGGAATTCGTTTTTGGTATGATTACTTGTAACGATGATTTCATCAGCTGAATTTAGAACGTTATGCTCTAATTCCAAATGTTTTGCTTTTGAAACTTCTGTCAATTTTAAATCTTTATGGTAGCCAATGGTTGTCCATGGGTCTCTGAAATCTGCAAGCCACTTCACATCCAATATTGCTTTTAACCGTAAGCCAATTAAATGTAAACTGTGAGGTGGCCCTGTGGTAATTATGGTTTTTATTTCGTGTTCTTTTATATAATTTGAAAGAAATTCAACCGAAGGGCTTACCCAATTTTTCCTCGCATCTGGAATAAAATAATTTCCCCTAATATAGAGCATCGCTTTTTCAACTAAGGTTTGCTTTTTAGCTTGAGGAATAACGCCAGAACTGATTTTTTTAGAACGACCTTTGGACAACCAGCCAGCCAGACTGTAAGGTTCTTTAATATGGTGTTTTAAAATGGTAATGCTATCTGGAATTTCGTTAACCAAACTTTCGTCAACAATAGGATAATTTGGATTTTCTGGACAATAGACAATTGGCTCAAGACCAAACTCTGGCAAGTATTTTACAAATTTCAACCAACGTTGTACGCCAGGACCTCCAGCTGGTGGCCAATAGTATGTTATGATTAGAATCTGTTTTTTGCCCATCCTAAATTCCTGCGAAGGCAGGAATCTCATTAATATTAATAATTAACTTACTATAAAAGAAACACTTCGACTGCGCTCAGTGTGACAGCTAGTTTTATTTTTTCCTAAAAGTAAAATATAGACCCAACAAAACCAAAAGTCCTAATACAACTGAACTTGCCAAAGCCACTTTACTTCCGGTCTCTACAACTTGTGGTTCAAACTTAAATTCTACGGTGTGATTTCCTTTTGGAATCTCTAAAGCTCGAAGCACATAATTTACTCTAAAATGTGGTGTTAATTCACCATTGATATAAGCGTTCCAACCTTTAGCATAGTAGATTTCTGAGAATACAGCCAATCCATTATTGCTATTATTGGTTTCGTATTTTAAGTAATTTGGTTGGTATTCTTTTAACTGAATTGAAGCAGTAGAATCAACTTGATAGGTGGATTTCAAATTATGATCTGTTTGAACCTTTTTTTCTAAAACCGCTGAAGTCTTAGTATTCAAACTATCCAGAGCCAAAATTTCTTGGTTGGCGTCAGCAACAACTTTAAGTTTAGACACAAACCAAGCATTGCCATTGGCTTCTGTATTGGTATATGGAAAAATCTGTCCTTGCTCCTCGGCAATAATGTATTTGGTGTTAAGCATATTGAGGACATTCATGTTGTTTTTATACACATGGAATTCCAACAATTCTTCTGCACGACCTAATTTAGCAGCACTATAACCCATTAAAGAATTATGATAATAAGCCGCTTTTGCTGGCATTCGCTGACCTTCGGAAGACATATCCATCACTCTAAAATGCCCTTTATCTTTTAAAATTTCCTTATCTGCACTGTTAGGCTGATAGGGTTTATCAACTTTAATGGCCGACACAAAATCATCATTATTGACATATTTTTTATCCACGCTGACCAAATCAAAAAGGATTAAAACGGCAAATACAACGACGACTAAAGTTTCTGATAATTTCTTTTTCAGAAACAGGTAAATCGTTCCTGCTGACAATAACACTAAAATCAATGTTCTTAAGGTATCCTTTGTCAATAGGGATTTTCTATCCTCTATAACAGCATCCATAAAAGGTTGTCCGTAGGCTTCAATATATTGGTCGTCCCTTAAGCCTTCAAAATCAAATAATGTGGATTTAAACAGTAAAAAGATGATAGCTAAACCTGCAGTGATTCCTAAGGCATATAATAAGGCTTTTAACTTTTCTTCCTCTTTTTGGAAGTCATTAAATAAGCGAACCAAAGCAAATATGCCCAATACAGGAACGCATAATTCCAAAATAACCTGAATAGAACTTACGGCTCTAAACTTATTGTATAAAGGCACATAATCGATAAAGAAATCAGTTAGAAACCCGAGATTTTTTCCATAAGACAATAAAAGTGATAAAATCGTTCCACCTACAAGCCACCATTTCAATCTGCCCTTTACTAAAAATAAGCCTAGTATAAATAGGAAAATTATTACGGCTCCAACATAAGCTGGTGCTTCAACTATGGGTTGATTTCCCCAATACATTGGTGCATTTCGGGCAGCATCGAGAGCTTCGATTGGTGAAGCTCCTAAATTAATATAGGCTTCGTAGGTTTCGGAATCTTTGCCAACATCCTCATAATTTCCACCTCCCATAAATTTTGGGATGTAGAGATTAAAGGTTTCCAAAATTCCGTAACTGTATTCGGTAATATAATCTTTGCTTAATCCTGAAGTGACTTCTTTTGGCGAACCATCAGGATTAATAGATAAGTCA encodes:
- a CDS encoding oligosaccharide flippase family protein — its product is MGIVLNQSFKNTLTTYLGFGIGAINTLFLYTNFLTDQYYGLVAFLLSAANIMMPFMAFGVHNAIVKFYSTFKSKNSINSFLTLMLFLPLLFIIPTVFIGFFAYDTIVEWLSNENRIVENYIWHIFVLAVSMAYFEIFFAWTKVQMQTVFGNLMKEIFHRVCIMFLLVGVNLDWLSVDQFIIALVGVYVLRMLIMKLYAYSVRFPKLKFQKLENQFSIMKYSGLMIIAGSVAMLILDIDKFMIGLMLPDIEQVAYYSVAIFIATVIAVPQRAMHQIMLPLTAKYLNEKDHLSLEDLYRRSSMTLLVVSGFIFLLIILNINQLYEILPKEFTGGLFVVLIVSLAKLYDNSLGNNNAILFNSDYYRMVLFFGVLLAIMAIVLNAVFIPIYGIEGSAFATFLAVFIYNTIKIIFVKRKFNMLPFTMGSVKIVIVLIVLSVAFYFWEFPFHPILNITLKSALIGFVYLIMIYKLNVSLDISSQIRKYLRLK
- a CDS encoding glycosyltransferase family 4 protein, which gives rise to MRFLPSQEFRMGKKQILIITYYWPPAGGPGVQRWLKFVKYLPEFGLEPIVYCPENPNYPIVDESLVNEIPDSITILKHHIKEPYSLAGWLSKGRSKKISSGVIPQAKKQTLVEKAMLYIRGNYFIPDARKNWVSPSVEFLSNYIKEHEIKTIITTGPPHSLHLIGLRLKAILDVKWLADFRDPWTTIGYHKDLKLTEVSKAKHLELEHNVLNSADEIIVTSNHTKNEFRTKTKQPISVITNGYDSHTISVEKKDELFTLSHIGSLLSERNPVVLWETISELIRENESFSEAFKLQLIGVVSDDVIESIYKNGLKDHVDVIGYVNHEKAIKFQMTSQLLLLIEIDSEDTKAIIPGKVFEYLISETPILAIGPKDADVEQIIKSTNTGVYFNYNQKVELKAQILSYFEAFQNNSLNVNAIGLQPYSRKALTEKLANLIKHC
- a CDS encoding YfhO family protein → MSFSIKRFLPHVLILIGFVIVSLAYFSPVLQGKKINQSDIMHYIGMAQQQKEFAKSTGEETYWTNSAFGGMPTYQLGAKYPHNYIKKLDLTLRFLPRPADYLFLYFIGFYILLLSLKVDFKLAALGALAFGFSTYLIIILGVGHNSKAHAIAYMPLVLAGIVLTFRKNYILGFLLTTIALGLEIVANHFQMTYYLLLLVLVLGLAYLIDAYRKKVLPHFFKSVGLLSVAAILAVGLNATNIMATQEYVKESARGQSDLSINPDGSPKEVTSGLSKDYITEYSYGILETFNLYIPKFMGGGNYEDVGKDSETYEAYINLGASPIEALDAARNAPMYWGNQPIVEAPAYVGAVIIFLFILGLFLVKGRLKWWLVGGTILSLLLSYGKNLGFLTDFFIDYVPLYNKFRAVSSIQVILELCVPVLGIFALVRLFNDFQKEEEKLKALLYALGITAGLAIIFLLFKSTLFDFEGLRDDQYIEAYGQPFMDAVIEDRKSLLTKDTLRTLILVLLSAGTIYLFLKKKLSETLVVVVFAVLILFDLVSVDKKYVNNDDFVSAIKVDKPYQPNSADKEILKDKGHFRVMDMSSEGQRMPAKAAYYHNSLMGYSAAKLGRAEELLEFHVYKNNMNVLNMLNTKYIIAEEQGQIFPYTNTEANGNAWFVSKLKVVADANQEILALDSLNTKTSAVLEKKVQTDHNLKSTYQVDSTASIQLKEYQPNYLKYETNNSNNGLAVFSEIYYAKGWNAYINGELTPHFRVNYVLRALEIPKGNHTVEFKFEPQVVETGSKVALASSVVLGLLVLLGLYFTFRKK